GCTGACCGATGAGCTCGCGACGGGCACACCAAAGAACACCGGCCTGATTCAAGCCGCGTGGGCTTCGGGGATCGGCTCGATGCTCTACGACAACGCGCAGGCGCTGGCCCGCAGGGTGGCCGGCGTGTGGCGGCTTCCGGTCGAGTGGTTGAACATCCCGTCCGGCGGGGTGGCCCTGGACGTCGGCAGTGGTCCCGGCAATGTGACCGCACAACTGGGCGAGGCGGCAGGCCCGGAAGGCCTCGCGCTCGGTCTCGACATCTCCGAGCCGATGCTGGCCCGCGCGGTCGAAGCCCAAGCGGGCCCGAACGTCGGCTTCATGCGCGCGGACGCGCAGCGGCTTCCCCTGCGCGACGAGACGGTCGACGCGACCACGTCGCTGGCCGTGCTGCAGCTGATACCTGATCCGGCGCAGACGCTCGCCGAGATGGCCAGGGTGCTCAAGCCCGGCGGGCGGATGGCCATCATGGTGCCGACCGCCGGGAACCTCGGACCGCTGCTGCGTCTGCTGCCTGAGGGCCAGGCCAACTTCTTCGCCGAGGACGAGCTCGCCGACATCCTCGAGGGCCTCGGTATGGAAGGCGTACGGTCCAAGACCCTCGCAACATTCCAGTGGGTGCGCGCCAGAAAGCCCTGAC
The sequence above is drawn from the Mycobacterium gallinarum genome and encodes:
- a CDS encoding methyltransferase domain-containing protein; this encodes MTDQLHTDLPQALRRALDLLSDPPANPDVSKGYLDLLTDELATGTPKNTGLIQAAWASGIGSMLYDNAQALARRVAGVWRLPVEWLNIPSGGVALDVGSGPGNVTAQLGEAAGPEGLALGLDISEPMLARAVEAQAGPNVGFMRADAQRLPLRDETVDATTSLAVLQLIPDPAQTLAEMARVLKPGGRMAIMVPTAGNLGPLLRLLPEGQANFFAEDELADILEGLGMEGVRSKTLATFQWVRARKP